The following DNA comes from Croceicoccus sp. YJ47.
TAATCGCGGACGGCGAGGCCGAAATCATCGCCCCATTCGATGCCGAAAGCTTCAGACAAGGCGAGAACCACCTCGTCGGCCCATAGCGTTTCCCCCATGCGCTCTTTCGGTAGCATTCCAGCGCCTCAGCCATCGTCGCGGGTTGTGGCAAGTCGGCGTCAAAACCGCTGTCGAACCGCTCGTCCGTGCCAAGCAATGCGATATGCTCGCTTTCGCTGGTCGGGGCGCACGATGCGTCGGCAGATACTTGGCACTCGCACACGCGGAACCACCAACCGGGCAGCGTGGCTTTGAACTTGGCTATCATTTCTTCAAGCCCGGTTGCGGGCGCGGTTTGCCAGTCCATCATCCATTCTCCATCAGAGAGGCCAGAACGGCGGTCGCGAGCGCGCGAACATCGCAGGCGAACAAACCCACCTGACCAGCATGGAAGGGATTGAACTCGACGCAGGCCGGCGTGTCGCCAATCATACCAAGGTCGATAACCGCACTGTCAGTTTCCATTTCTTTGGCGATCTGGCGCGCGAGGGCGACCATCGCGTCCAAGCCGTTCCACGGTTCACTATTCATGTCGGCTTGCTTCCGCCACGCGACACCGTGCGGGACCGGATAGTCGATAGGCGTCAGCGTATAGGCCGCAGGGGACCACGTTACGACTTCTCGACCGATCACGAAGAAGCGGTGTTCAAATGTAAAGTCGACCAGTTCCTGCACCATCAAGGGAACGGGGCTGTCGATAAAACTGTAGGCCATATCCCCAACAACATCGGCGACGGATTCGCCTTGGTTGACCACCGCATTGAAGAACTTGTCGAAGCCAGACTTGATATAGACGTCGTGGCCGAGTGCGTGAAAGCTTTCAACGCGCCCCTGTAATCCGTCGAACAAAGTGGTTTCGAACCGACGCCCACAGTGCCTCAGGAAAGCACGGTCATTCCAGTAAGCCAGCGAAAAGCTGTGACGAAATCTGTTCCCACGAACACCAAAATCGGCCTCACTATTGCCTGTTGCTGGCTTAACCATACCATCCGAAGCGTCATACAGCGCCTTGAACAAAGCGGCATCCTCAAGGCGCTCTTCGGGATCGTTGGTATCGCGCAGTCGATAGGTCCATTCCCTGCCCATCATCCATTCTCCATCAGATAATCGCGGACGGCGAGGCCGAGAGGGGTGAGAATGATCGCCACCCAATTGCCGGTTCCAAGGTGCCCTGCGACAAGGCCCTTCCTTTTGAGGCGACCGGATATTCCCGACGATGACCACTTGTTCGTCAACGCCGCCCTCTGCGCATCCGTCATCCCCGCCGCGATCTGTGCTGCGTCAGTCATTGGGGGTGGCCTTCATGTGTTCGCCGCGTTCGATGGCATCTGCCATTGTTCGCGGTGAATTCTGGCGCACGTGGTCCGGGCTAATGGCCACAAATGTCGGCTGTTTCCGCAGCCACGCCACGATTGCCTTGCGCTCATCCATCGTTCTTGTCCTTACCTGCGGGTGGGATAGGGCGTTCGATCCGTTCGGGAAACTGGCATTTCAGCAGGCGCGATTGTTCGACCATCATTTCGCAGCAAGCCATCGCAGCCTGTCTTGCATGGTGGTGGCTTTGATCGAACGCACGGGCACTAATCATTGTGGGCAGGTGTGTAACCTCCACCCATGCGGCGTTCGGTCCGCAATGCCACATGCCCGATGACGGTTTATCCTCGATCAGACGAACGTGATATTTATCACCCATCATCCATCTCCTTCGATAAGCGTAACAGTCGCGCCGGTCTGGATGCCTTTGCCGCCGCTGTCCCGGCGCCAGCGTCGAACGGCCGTCCATTTCGCTGCCCATTCGGACGGCGCTTCAACGGTGTAGGTCTGATCCACCGATGCAAGGTGCACGCTGTAGCGGGCCATCACGCTTCCCCTTCGGTGTGCTTGGGGGCGGGGGCGAATTGGCGTTCGACGGTCTGGCGCTCCTGTTGCTCTTTCCCGTTCCAACGCGGTTCTCGGTTGCGGTTGCCTGTCTTGGCGATGGGATTCATGCCCCATATTTTCCGCCCCATTACGCCTCTCCTTCCGACGGCCCGGCCAGCAGCGCCATTCGCGGCGTGCCGGTTTTGTATTCGAGCGCCAGATCGCCCCCGATGCGCTCATGCACGGTCTGTCCGTTGCTCATTACGATGTTCGCAAGGAAGGCTTGTTCGAACGTCTCAATGCCGCTCTCGATGCTTTCCAGTTTGGCTTTGATCGTCAGCAGAAGCGCCCGCCCACGCTGGCGCCGCGCCTGTTCTGTTTTCGCCGCGCTCTGGGCTGTGGTCAGCGTCTTGCCGTTGCCGTCCTTCGTGGGAATATCGCTGTCAGGTACGAACGGAACGCGAAACTTGATCATCCGGTCGCCCAAGGTGAACTGCACAGCGAAACTGGCGCGGTCCTCGAACTGGCCAAGCTGATCGGCGCCCGCTTTGCGCAAGAGCGCCATGATCTCGCTGATCGACTTCTCGAACGAAACCTTCGTCGTTTCCGCGTAGGCCATCACGCTTCCCCTTCGGTGACAGCGGCCATCGGTTTACACAGTCCGGGTAAGTGATTGAAATCATAGGGCGGGGAGGAGGTTCGGTTTACAAGAAAACGCCGCCTTTTCAATTGGACACGAGAAATCATAATCCGCGTGTCGGGGGTTCGAGTCCCTCCTCCGCTACCATATGGCGTACCGGGTGCCCCATGAGCGCCGCGGTTCTTTTCGGAAAATCTCGAAAATATTGTGCGGTTTGGGGAGTATTTGCTCCCCCATGTGCCATGATTTTGTCCGTGACAGCGCGTCAACGGGTCGGCCCCGTTCGACATTGCATATCGCTAAATTTCGCCGCTAAAAACCAGCGATGGGATTCAGGAAACCATTCAAGGCCGTTCCGATCCGCCTGGGTGCGCATTACCGGCGAAAGGCCCGGGCCGAGCAGCGCAAACAGTCTCTACGAACGCTCGCGATCGCGGCCCTGGTCGGCCTGACGATCGGGATTGCCAGCGTGTGGGTATCTTGACCCGGCCACGGATGACGCGGCCTTCGCTGGCGTTCGCGCAAATTCGGTCTTAATCGTGGCGGGCGAAGGAGAGCAACATGGATTACGTCACGCTTGGCCGCTCGGGTTTGAAGGTTTCGCCTCTGTGCCTCGGCTGCATGAGCTACGGCGACACGCGCCGGGGCTGGCACGGTGACTGGGTCCTGGGGGAGGAAGAAAGCCGCCCGTTCATCCGTGAGGCGGTGGAGGCGGGGATCAATTTCTTCGACACGGCCAATATGTATTCCGGCGGATTGTCCGAAGAGGTGATCGGCCGCCTGCTTCCCGAATTCGCCCATCGCGACGAGCTTGTCGTGGCGACCAAGGCGTTCCTGCCTTGGCGCCAGGCGCCCAATGCCGGCGGTTTGTCGCGCAAAAGCCTGATGCAGGCGATCGACGATAGCCTGACGCGGCTGAACATGGATTATGTCGACCTCTATCAGATTCATCGCTGGGACGACGATACCCCGATCGAGGAAACGATGAAGGCGCTGCACGACATCGTGAAGGCGGGGAAGGCCCGCTATATCGGCGCGTCGAGCATGTATGCGTGGCAGTTTGCCAAGGCACAGGAGGCCGCGCGCGCGCATGGGTGGACGCCGTTCATTTCGATGCAGAACCACGTCAACCTGCTCTACCGCGAGGAGGAACGCGAAATGATCCCGCTCTGCACGGATCAGGGCGTGGGGCTTATCCCGTGGAGCCCGCTCGCACGCGGAAGGCTCGCCCGCGCCGCGGACGAACGCACCGTGCGCAGCGAAACCGACGGGTTTGGCAAGACGCTGTATCGACAGCATGAGGATGCCGATCGCGCGGTTATCGAGGCGGTGGGCGAAATCGCCGCGGCGCGCGGGGTCGAGCGCGCGACGGTGGCGCTCGCCTGGCATTACTCCAAACCCGCGACGATTGCCCCCATCGTCGGCGCGACGAAGCCGGGTCACATCGCCTCCGCCGTGGCCGCGACCCGGCTTTCCCTCACCGCGGAGGAGATTGCCGCACTGGAAAAGCCTTATCAGCCCAAATGGCCGGTCGGGGTGGAAAGCACGGCCCCGCGCGATCTTGCGCTGACAATGCGAAACGCGGTTGGCGAGGGCGCCTAGGTTCGGGGCATTCGCGGCGCCGCCCGGCGGTTGTTAAGGCGCGACGACGTCGTGCGACATCGGGGCCAGCTTGGCGAGGAAGCGATTCTGCACCGCGAAGGGCACGTTTTCTTCGCGCATGGCCTGTTGCAGGTTTTCGACCAGCGCGTTCATGTCGCGCATCCGGACGCCCATCGCGGCGTGCGCGACCACCATGTCCCGCCCGGTGTAGGCACAGCCCGCGCCAAGGATATAGCAGAACTGTTCGAACAGGGTCCGCCTGAGCCGGACCGTGTCGCGGCTTATGAAGATGGAGGCGATGCGCGGATCCGATTCCGACAGTGCGACGGTTCGCTCGGCAATCCGGCGAATGCCGTCCTGCCCCCCGAAATGCGCCGCCATCGCGGTCCCGCCAAAGGGTTCCGCCCCGGCATTGCGATCGTCCTGCGTATAGGGATCGACGGGGAATTCGCCTGTGACCGGGTCGCGAACGCGTTCCTCCACGCCAAATTCCTTGTCCCAGTCGACATCGGCGTGGGGCGCGGCCTGCATGGTGAAAAGTGCGAAGAAAATGCTGATCATTTGAAATGGCCTCGTACCGGGGCGGATTGATAAACGCGAAGGTCATTCACAGGGCGAGCTGCGCCGACAGGAATGCGCCGCGCTGATCCTCGAACGTGGCGATGGAGCCCAGATCGGCATAGGCTGCGGTTATCGTGAGGTGATCGCTCACCGCATAGGCGGCAAAGACATCCATCCAGTTATCTTCGCCAAGCCCGAGATTGTCCGGCTTGCTCCGATACTCCGCGCCCAGCACGGCGCGGCGCGAAAGCTGATACGCGAGGGAGCCTTCGAATTGCAGGCGATTCCTGCCCTCCGGCCCTCCAAAGCCGAGCAATCCCCCCTGATTTCCCTGTGTCCGGCGCACCGTGGCCGAGGCGAGAATGCTGTGTGAAAGAAAGAGTTTCGACGCGCTCAGGAACAGATCCGTGCCCGTCTCGTCCCTCGCACCCACCGCGCGCACGATACCGGCATCGCGGCTCCGCTTGTGCTGCGCCCCGATGCTGATTTGCGGGAGCAGCGGGTCGCCATAGACGAGGTCGCCGAAGAGCCGCAGCTTCGCGCCGAAAATATCCTGATTGAACGCGAAACCCTCACCGAGGCCGAGCGCAGCACCGACATCGCGGGTGTCGAAATTCTGACGCGTATAGGACAGTTCGACCCGGTTCGAGATGCCGATCGCGACGCCGTGGCTCTGAAACCCGAAATCCGGCAATTCCACGAACGTGACATGCCCGGTCATCCCGATATCACCTCGCGTTTCCAGTCCGCCTATGGTCGCCCAGGTGGCGAGTCCGCCACCGCTCGCCCCTTCGACCGCGCTGACCCCGTTGGTGAGGAGCAGCTTCCCACCGGGCAGGAGCGCCGCATCGCGCATGTCCGGAACGACCGGCTCTGCATCCTGCGCGAGGGCGGGGGTAGCAATCGATAGGAATGCGCCGAAAATGGCAGGAATGAAAACGGTTCTGCTCATGCGCCGCTATCTACGGCCGCATCGTTAAGAGCACCCTAATCACGGGGTCGGCCCAAGCACTTTATTAAGCTTTCGACGTTATCAGCCGACGGCGTGAAGAAACGTGTCGCCATTCTCCTCGCTTGCCTTGCGCTTGTGCTTCCGGCCACGGCGATCATCGCCGCCGGGAGCGTTTCCGCGCGGGTACAGATCGTCGACGAACGCGGTATGCCCGTGCGCGACGCGGTGGTGGAAATCACGCCGGCAGGGGGAGTGAGATCCCCGACCAATTTCGCGTGGCGCGCCGCCATGGCGCAAAAGGACCTTAAATTCACGCCCGGAACGCTTGTTGTCGCAAAGGGGGCCGTGGTGGCCTTTCCCAATCTCGACCGGGTCCGCCACAGCATCTACAGCTTTTCGCGGATCGCCCGTTTCGAAATCGAGCTTTACGGACGCGATCAGACGCGCACGCAGAAATTCGATATTGCCGGCGCGGCGGCGCTGGGCTGCAATATTCATGACGACATGCGCGGTTACGTGCGCGTGGTGGAAACGCCATTCGCGGCCAAGACGGATGCGAACGGTTTCGTCCATATCCCGGCCATTCCCAGCGGAAATGCCACCATGACGGTCTGGCATCCGCGCCTGCGGACGCCGGCCAATGAAATGAGCACAAGCGTTTCATTGAAGGGAGATTTCTCCCGAAAGATCCGGGTCCGCCTGCGGTGAGCGCGTTCGAGCGTATCGATTTCTTTCGCTTCGGTTCGTTGAAGTTGCGCATGACGGCGCTCTATGCCGCATTGTTCGCCGCGGTCCTCGCGGTAGTGCTTGCCATCGTGGGACAGGCAATCGACCGGTTCGCCGAAAACGCAGCGACACACGATCTGGCGGCGAACGCCCGCGTTTTCGAGGAAATTCTGGCCCTGCGCGCACGCCAGATGCGCAGTTCGAGCGAAGTTCTGTCCCGCGATTTCGGATTTCGCGAAGCGGTCGCCACCGCCGACCGGCCGACGCTCGCCAGCGCGCTCGACAGCCTCCGGGAACGGTCGGGAAGCCGCTCTGCCTTCGTCGTGGGGTACGATGCCTCGCTTGTCGGCTCGACGGGCGATGCCATGCCCGATCCGGCGGAATTGTGGAACGCGCTCGACAACGGGCAGGGCTATGGCGTGATCACGCAAGGAGGGCAGCTGGCGCTTGCCGCCGCGTCGCCGATCGAGGTGCCGGACCTCGTCGGCTGGCTGGTGGTGACGCAACCACTCGATCAGGCGGAATTGTCGCGCCTCGTCGATCTGGGCGCGATCGATCTGGGAGCGTCGGTGATGCGGCGGGCGCGACTTCCGCAGGCGATCGCGAACGCGCCGCCGGGCGAGGTTTTCGAGCGGGGCGAGGGCGAGCGCATGCTTTATCGCGTGTCGAATTTGCGCACGCTAGAGGATGACCTTCACCCGGTGCTCGTCCTGCAATATTCGCTGACCCGTTCGCTCGCGCAATATTCCTCCATTCGCTGGCTGCTCGCGGCGCTCGCCGGGGCCGGGCTTGCACTTGTAGTCGCACTGAGCTGGCGAGTGGCGAAGACCATCACCGCGCCGCTGCGCAAGCTGGATGAGGCGACCCGAATCATCAGCGCGGGCGAGCGGGTGGCGCTGTCGGTGGAAACCGACGACGAGATTGGCCGCCTGGCTGCGAGTTTCAACACCATGATCGAGGCGATAGAGGAGCGCGAAAAGCGGATCGTTCACGTCGGGCTTCACGACGGGCTCACCAACCTTCCGAACCGGAAATTATTTGCAGAGCAGCTGGCGCTCGCGCTTTCCCGCCGGAGGGAGAACCGGCAGGTCATGGTGATTTGCGCCGATCTCGACGATTTCAAGGCGGTCAACGAGACGCTCGGCCATCCGGCCGGCGATACCATGCTCGTCGAGCTTGCCCATACGCTGCGCCAGAGTCTGCCCAACGGCACCACGGCCCGCCTCGGGGGTGACGAATTCGCGATCATGATCGACGATATCGCGCCGGGGGAGAATCTCGATGCGCTCGCCCGCCGGGTACAGACGTGCTTTGCCAAGGATATCGAGATTGCCGGGCGGAAAACCGTTGCGACGGCGAGCCTCGGCATCGCGGTCGCGCCTGGCGACGGAGCAGACGGCGTAACGCTCATGAAGCATGCCGATCTCGCGCTCCATCGCGCGAAGAGCGGGGGGCGGGCCTGCCATCATTTCTTCGAACCCGCTCTCGATGAGCAGGCACGACACCGCCGCCAGATGGAACTCGACCTTCGCGACGCCATCGCGAACGGCGGATTTGAACTCCATTTTCAACCGCTCTACAGCCTGAGGGAAGACAGGCTGAAAGGTTTCGAGGCGCTGATCCGATGGAACCATCCGACGCGCGGAATGGTCGCTCCAGGCGATTTCATCGGACTGGCCGAAGAAACCGGGCTCATCATTGCCATCGGCGAATGGGTCGTTCACGAAGCATGTCGCCAGGCAAGCCAGTGGCCAGGCGATCTGTCTGTCGCCGTCAATATCTCACCCAGGCAATTCGCGGCGCCGGAGCTGATCGAACGGATCAAGGCGTCGATCGCCGCCACGGGAATCGCGCCGCGCAGGCTCGAACTGGAAATCACCGAAAGCATTTTCATCGCCGATGTCGAGACGACGCTGGCCGCGCTGCACGATCTCCGGCGGCTCGGCGTGCGGATCGCTCTCGATGATTTCGGGACGGGCTACTCGTCACTCGGCTATCTGCGATCCTTCCCCTTCGACAAGGTGAAAATTGATCGCAGTTTCGTGAACGACCTGACTGACGGTGGGAACGGCCATGCCATCATCCGGGCGATCACGACGCTCGCCGCCGCCTTGGGCATGGAAACGCTGGCGGAAGGAGTCGAAAATCGCAATCAGCTCGCGATTCTTCGGCGCGAGGGATGCGAAAGCATTCAAGGTTTCCTGCTCAGCCGGCCCATGCCTGTTTGCGACATGAAAGATTGGTTGAATAGGAGAAACGCGCGAAATTTTGTGACGGATATGCTCGACTGCGATGAACCGGCGATGATCCATGCGACGCAATGAGCCGGGAAAAAGCGAAGCTCACCATGCAAGTTGAATAAGGAAATGGTGGACGCACTAGGGCTCGAACCTAGGACCCGCTGATTAAGAGCCATGATCAGAGGGTCCTAGCGCGTCCGCATGGGTCCAAGAATGGCGGAAATCTGCGATTCATAGTCCGCATTGTTCTTGAAATGTTCGCCAGTATCCACTACAAAAAGCTACCTAAGGTAGCAGGTACATATGGCGAACAAAGTAGGTTTGACGGATGCGAAAATCGCAGGGCTGAAGGCGCCGACTGCGGGTCAGGTTGAGCTCGCCGATGGTATCGTACCCGGCCTTAGGCTCCGCATGGGTGCCAGTGGTATCAAGACGTACATTCTGCGCAAGCGGGTTCAGGGCAAATGGTTGAATGTGACAATCGGACGCCATGGGCCAAGCTTTACGCTGGCCCATGCCCGAAAGAAGGCGCGCGATCTGCTTGTCGATGTCGAGCAGGGCAAGAGCATCGCCAGAAAGGCGGGGGCAAAGAGAAAGGGATCAAAAGGGGTCGGGACAGTCGCGGAACTCTACGAGACGTACCTTGCTCAGCAGATCGAGGGCAAAAAGCGGAGCGCGAGGGAGTTCGATCGAGTGTTCCGAAAATACATCGAGCCCGAGATTGGAGACCGGCTCGCGGACTCCATTACCCGAAGTGACGTGAGCCGCTTCGTTGAGAAAATTGCGTTCGAGCGGGGCAAGGAAACCCTGACGATGGCGCGCATCGTGTATCGCCATCTTTCGACCTTCTACACGTGGGCGCTCACCAGACTTGAGCATATGCCAGCCAACCCCTGCCGAGATGCGTGGCGCCCGAAGCGGAATGAGCCTCGCGACCGTGTACTCAGCGACCGTGAGCTTGCTGCGCTGTGGCAATCTGCGGTCGAGGATGGCTATCCGTTCGGCCATCTCGTGCAGATGCTTATTCTTACGGCTCAACGCAGAGGTGAAGTGCTTGATGCGGCGTGCGATGAGTTCGACTTCAAGGCGAAAGTCTGGACAGTTCCGGGCGACCGAGCGAAAAACGGCAAAGCGAATGTGGTGCCGCTATCCGCCCAGGCCCTGGCAGTCATCACCGAGATATTCATGGCGGCTGGCATCGACCCTGACGATGCCCACAAGCAATCCCAGATCCTGTTGGCATCGAAGGTCACCAATACGAACAGCGTCAGCGGACTATCGAAGGCCTGGAAGCGCATCAGGGCAAGCGTGGACGAAAAGCTCGGCTATGAGGCCGGTCACTTCACAATGCATGATATTCGACGGACGGTGGCAACTGGTCTCCAGCGTCTTGGCATACCCTTGGTGGTTTCTGAGGCGGTGCTCAATCACCAGTCAGGATCAGCTATGGCTGGCGTCGCTGGCGTCTATCACCGTCACCAGTATACCAACGAGAAACGGGAGGCGTTGGCGCTGTGGGGTAAGGAGGTAATGCAGATTGCAGCCAAGTATCCAGTCGAAGTCAAAGTCGGCTAATCTCACAGGGGTTCGCAACCGCAACAAATCCGCCCAGCTAGAAACCGCAGGATGATGGGCCGTGCTATGGCCATCGTGGGTCGATCTTTAGAAACGCCATTGTCGAAGGACCTCTTGGACATATCCGGGCGTCTCGCCATTCCGGGGAATGCCGCCTGCGCGTTCCACTGCGCCGGGACCCGCATTGTAGGCAGCCACCGCGAGGTGAACCACGCCGAACCTGTCGAGCATCTGCCGCAGATACCGCGCCGCGCCGAAGATGTTGGCCATAGGATCGAAGCGATTGAAGACCCCGAGTTCTTTTGCCGTGGCTGGCATCAGCTGTCCAAGACCTGCGGCACCCGCCGGGCTGACGGCGAAGGGGTTATATCGAGATTCTGTCCATACGAGCGCATCGAGCAGGCCCGCGGGCAATGAGTACTTCGCTTCCGCAGCATAGATGTGGGGAAGGTAGCTTGCTCGCCTGAAGTCGGAGGGGCCAGGTTTGGCCTTGGGTTCGTATCTGTATGGCAGGTTCACCCGGCCATTTTGTGGTACAATGAGACCCGATGCCGGGCCGGCCTGACGGGATGACCACAGCCCGTGCTCGACCAGCTGGAAGCCGTTCGATGTTTCAGCAATTCGGATGCCTTCGGAGTGACTCGCGGGGGCTTCGATTGTGGCTGGCGCGGACAAATCCTGGGCTCTGGCGGAGGTAGCAGAGGTGATCGCGAAGCCTGCGACCAAGATAGCTTTCATTGTCATTTCTCGATCCTTCTATAGCCGAATCGAGTGAGAACATATATAGAACAGGCGGCGTAGGAAATTGGTTTGGCGCGAGTGCAGAGTGGAGGCTGCACGGGGAGGGCACCTCAACCGGAGAAGGTCGATGCCCCCGTTAGACAAACCTCATCAACTCGAACGCCGCGCCCGCGCGATCGTCGAAAGCCTTCAGGGTACATGGAGTCGGGGCAAAGGCATGTGCTGCTGCCCGGCGCATGATGACCGAACTCCCTCATTGAGCGTGACACTGGGAAGAAAGGCGATACTGTTTCATTGCTTCGCGGGATGCTCGAACGAGGAGGTCATAGCAGCACTGGACCGCCAGGGTGTTCGCAGCCGTGACCTGTTCGATGGCTCTAGTGCCGTGGTCGCTGATCGACAGGAAAATAGGGCCTTCGATTCCAACGCGCGGCGTTTGTGGCAATCGGCGACGGCGATCTCCGACAGCCCTGCCGAAGGATACCTCGCGCAGCGCGGGATCCTGCGTGCCTCTGATCAGCTCCGTTACCTCGAGCGCACGCCGCTCGGACCACGTGGCGCGGTCCAGTTCCTCCCTGCAATGTTGGCGAACGTCACGACTGACATCGGCACAATAGCGGTGCACAGGACGTTTATCGATACTGCGAGCGGCAAGTTGGCGGGTTTCGAGCGTCCCAAGCGTGCGCTGGGAAGCCTCAGCTGTGGTGCTGTCAGACTTGCCCCGCCAGCCGCGGGCCGGTTGGGCCTTGCCGAAGGTATCGAAAGCGCCCTGTCAGCCATGCAGCTGTTTGGGATTCCTTGCTGGGCAACGCTCGGGAACGAGCGGTTCGGCCTCGTCGCGATTCCCGAGAGTGTGCGCGAGCTCCACTTGTTCATCGACAATGATCCGGGAGGCGAGCTCGCGGATCAGCGCGCACGAAAGGCCTATTCTGCATCAGGCCGTGTGATCCACTCGCGAGCACCAGCGTCGACCGGTCTCGACTGGAACGATGAACTCAAGGCAAGGCTCGCTCGGCAAACCTGATCAGCGAGCCAGAGGGGAGGGGGCCTTCGGCTGATTGAGGCCTGCGAGGCGCAGGACCTCGTCAGGAGGTTTCCCATGTCCAACACTTCCCTCGCCTTCGCATTCGATCCACCATCTCCGCCGCTTGTCGTGACGGCAGCCAAAGCAATGGCGTTGCAATTGGCAGCAGGCAGCGCGCTTTCGCGCGGCGAAATCAACCGCATCATGACGGACCACTTCGGCGGAACCGATGCACTCGGGGCATGGTCAGTCCGTGATGCTCACGCTGCGCTCGAGCTGGCGCAGGTTCAACATCTGCAAGCATCAGATCAAGTCCAGCCCACGAGCCCGATCGACGAGGCGGAACAGTTCTTCTGCGGTCTCGATGCCCGAGTTCCGACCCAAACCAATCGCAGCGACGAGCAGATCGAATGGCAGCAGTTTGCAACGCCGCCGCGGTTGGCCTGGCTTGCCGCACGGGCCTGCGGACTGATGCTCAACGAGCTCGTGCTCGAGCCCTCGGCCGGAACGGGGATGCTTGCGGTCTGGGCCACCAAAGCCGGAGCCCGCCTAGTCCTGAACGAAATTTCACCGCTGCGCCGCGACTGCCTGACTGCGGTATTCCCGGATGCCCGCGTGACTGGACATGATGCCGAGCTGATCGACGAATTGCTCGATCCGGCCATCAGCCCCAGCGTCGTGCTGATGAACCCGCCCTATTCTCACGGGATCGAGCGGGGCCACGATGGCCGCACTGGGGCGAGGCATCTGCGATCGGCCTGGAACCGTCTGGCGTCCGGGGGGCGGCTTGTCGCGATCATGCCTGAATGGTTCGACTGCGTGCGGTTTTTGGCCGGGGCGAAAGGGCCAGTTTCGCTGAGGCTCAATGCCGCCGTCGAACGCGCGTTCGTCAGGCAGGGCACCGGCATTACCACGCGGCTGTTGGTCTTCGACAAGGTGGAAGACTCCAATGAGCCTGTCGCCATCCGCACAAACGACTTTCGCCAGCTGGTCGATCTTGTCGATGCTTTGCCGGCTCGCGCCAGCCTTGAGGCTGCGCGCGAGAAATCCAGCGTTCCGGCTCGTTCGCCGTTCCTTTTGGTCGCCGCACCGCGCAGGCAGCTGCCGATACCAACCAGGATCACGCCTCCAGCCTCCGCCATCGGGTCGCTCACCTACCAGTCGCTCGAAACCCCTGCGCGGCT
Coding sequences within:
- a CDS encoding ATP-grasp domain-containing protein: MMGREWTYRLRDTNDPEERLEDAALFKALYDASDGMVKPATGNSEADFGVRGNRFRHSFSLAYWNDRAFLRHCGRRFETTLFDGLQGRVESFHALGHDVYIKSGFDKFFNAVVNQGESVADVVGDMAYSFIDSPVPLMVQELVDFTFEHRFFVIGREVVTWSPAAYTLTPIDYPVPHGVAWRKQADMNSEPWNGLDAMVALARQIAKEMETDSAVIDLGMIGDTPACVEFNPFHAGQVGLFACDVRALATAVLASLMENG
- a CDS encoding aldo/keto reductase, coding for MDYVTLGRSGLKVSPLCLGCMSYGDTRRGWHGDWVLGEEESRPFIREAVEAGINFFDTANMYSGGLSEEVIGRLLPEFAHRDELVVATKAFLPWRQAPNAGGLSRKSLMQAIDDSLTRLNMDYVDLYQIHRWDDDTPIEETMKALHDIVKAGKARYIGASSMYAWQFAKAQEAARAHGWTPFISMQNHVNLLYREEEREMIPLCTDQGVGLIPWSPLARGRLARAADERTVRSETDGFGKTLYRQHEDADRAVIEAVGEIAAARGVERATVALAWHYSKPATIAPIVGATKPGHIASAVAATRLSLTAEEIAALEKPYQPKWPVGVESTAPRDLALTMRNAVGEGA
- a CDS encoding group 1 truncated hemoglobin, which produces MISIFFALFTMQAAPHADVDWDKEFGVEERVRDPVTGEFPVDPYTQDDRNAGAEPFGGTAMAAHFGGQDGIRRIAERTVALSESDPRIASIFISRDTVRLRRTLFEQFCYILGAGCAYTGRDMVVAHAAMGVRMRDMNALVENLQQAMREENVPFAVQNRFLAKLAPMSHDVVAP
- a CDS encoding DUF3034 family protein yields the protein MSRTVFIPAIFGAFLSIATPALAQDAEPVVPDMRDAALLPGGKLLLTNGVSAVEGASGGGLATWATIGGLETRGDIGMTGHVTFVELPDFGFQSHGVAIGISNRVELSYTRQNFDTRDVGAALGLGEGFAFNQDIFGAKLRLFGDLVYGDPLLPQISIGAQHKRSRDAGIVRAVGARDETGTDLFLSASKLFLSHSILASATVRRTQGNQGGLLGFGGPEGRNRLQFEGSLAYQLSRRAVLGAEYRSKPDNLGLGEDNWMDVFAAYAVSDHLTITAAYADLGSIATFEDQRGAFLSAQLAL
- a CDS encoding methylamine utilization protein, whose product is MKKRVAILLACLALVLPATAIIAAGSVSARVQIVDERGMPVRDAVVEITPAGGVRSPTNFAWRAAMAQKDLKFTPGTLVVAKGAVVAFPNLDRVRHSIYSFSRIARFEIELYGRDQTRTQKFDIAGAAALGCNIHDDMRGYVRVVETPFAAKTDANGFVHIPAIPSGNATMTVWHPRLRTPANEMSTSVSLKGDFSRKIRVRLR
- a CDS encoding bifunctional diguanylate cyclase/phosphodiesterase, which translates into the protein MSAFERIDFFRFGSLKLRMTALYAALFAAVLAVVLAIVGQAIDRFAENAATHDLAANARVFEEILALRARQMRSSSEVLSRDFGFREAVATADRPTLASALDSLRERSGSRSAFVVGYDASLVGSTGDAMPDPAELWNALDNGQGYGVITQGGQLALAAASPIEVPDLVGWLVVTQPLDQAELSRLVDLGAIDLGASVMRRARLPQAIANAPPGEVFERGEGERMLYRVSNLRTLEDDLHPVLVLQYSLTRSLAQYSSIRWLLAALAGAGLALVVALSWRVAKTITAPLRKLDEATRIISAGERVALSVETDDEIGRLAASFNTMIEAIEEREKRIVHVGLHDGLTNLPNRKLFAEQLALALSRRRENRQVMVICADLDDFKAVNETLGHPAGDTMLVELAHTLRQSLPNGTTARLGGDEFAIMIDDIAPGENLDALARRVQTCFAKDIEIAGRKTVATASLGIAVAPGDGADGVTLMKHADLALHRAKSGGRACHHFFEPALDEQARHRRQMELDLRDAIANGGFELHFQPLYSLREDRLKGFEALIRWNHPTRGMVAPGDFIGLAEETGLIIAIGEWVVHEACRQASQWPGDLSVAVNISPRQFAAPELIERIKASIAATGIAPRRLELEITESIFIADVETTLAALHDLRRLGVRIALDDFGTGYSSLGYLRSFPFDKVKIDRSFVNDLTDGGNGHAIIRAITTLAAALGMETLAEGVENRNQLAILRREGCESIQGFLLSRPMPVCDMKDWLNRRNARNFVTDMLDCDEPAMIHATQ
- a CDS encoding site-specific integrase translates to MANKVGLTDAKIAGLKAPTAGQVELADGIVPGLRLRMGASGIKTYILRKRVQGKWLNVTIGRHGPSFTLAHARKKARDLLVDVEQGKSIARKAGAKRKGSKGVGTVAELYETYLAQQIEGKKRSAREFDRVFRKYIEPEIGDRLADSITRSDVSRFVEKIAFERGKETLTMARIVYRHLSTFYTWALTRLEHMPANPCRDAWRPKRNEPRDRVLSDRELAALWQSAVEDGYPFGHLVQMLILTAQRRGEVLDAACDEFDFKAKVWTVPGDRAKNGKANVVPLSAQALAVITEIFMAAGIDPDDAHKQSQILLASKVTNTNSVSGLSKAWKRIRASVDEKLGYEAGHFTMHDIRRTVATGLQRLGIPLVVSEAVLNHQSGSAMAGVAGVYHRHQYTNEKREALALWGKEVMQIAAKYPVEVKVG